The following coding sequences lie in one Thalassoglobus polymorphus genomic window:
- the ispG gene encoding (E)-4-hydroxy-3-methylbut-2-enyl-diphosphate synthase, giving the protein MEERTLPRNPTRAVKIGTVTIGDGNRIAVQSMTATHTKNIDATIEQINALVNAGADVVRVAVDSTKDAEALAEISRQVTANLAVDLQENYRLAEVIAPHVAKLRYNPGHLYHHEREKPWQEKVEYLANVAVENDCAMRVGVNCGSVDPAMKEKYDPQDSISPMLESAIAHCELLDSLNFTRYCVSLKDSDPQKVIEVNTRFAEQRPDIPLHLGVTEAGMPPDGIIKTRIAFEQLISKGIGDTIRVSLTLPNPRKPEEIDAGRQILEDIAAGRVRTVVDFGTETLNIISCPSCSRVENEAFIDLAQQVKEMTTYAQEYDITIAVMGCRVNGPGETDDADLGLWCGPNHVNLKKGPEAIGAYPYDEILPRLREELDIIIEQKSSAPVS; this is encoded by the coding sequence GTGGAAGAGCGAACACTGCCGCGTAACCCAACGCGAGCTGTCAAAATCGGAACTGTCACCATTGGCGACGGAAACCGGATCGCTGTACAAAGCATGACAGCGACTCACACGAAAAACATCGACGCAACGATTGAGCAGATCAACGCTCTCGTCAATGCCGGAGCCGATGTCGTTCGGGTCGCTGTGGATAGCACCAAAGATGCTGAAGCATTAGCAGAAATCAGTCGGCAAGTGACAGCCAACCTGGCCGTCGATTTGCAGGAAAACTATCGACTTGCTGAGGTCATCGCACCACATGTCGCCAAGTTGCGATACAACCCCGGGCATCTGTATCACCATGAGCGTGAAAAGCCCTGGCAGGAGAAGGTTGAGTACCTGGCCAATGTGGCCGTTGAGAATGACTGCGCCATGCGCGTCGGCGTGAACTGCGGTTCTGTCGATCCGGCAATGAAAGAAAAATACGATCCGCAAGATTCCATTTCTCCAATGCTCGAAAGTGCGATTGCACATTGCGAACTTCTCGACTCACTCAACTTCACTCGCTATTGCGTCTCGCTCAAAGATTCCGATCCTCAAAAAGTGATCGAAGTCAACACTCGCTTCGCCGAGCAACGACCTGATATTCCGCTGCATTTGGGAGTGACGGAAGCAGGTATGCCGCCCGATGGAATCATCAAAACGCGAATTGCTTTCGAGCAACTCATCAGCAAAGGTATCGGCGATACGATCCGCGTCTCACTCACATTGCCGAACCCGCGAAAGCCTGAAGAGATCGATGCAGGTCGTCAAATTCTCGAAGACATCGCAGCGGGCCGCGTTCGAACTGTTGTCGACTTCGGAACAGAAACGTTGAACATCATCAGCTGTCCAAGTTGCTCTCGAGTTGAAAACGAAGCCTTCATTGACCTGGCTCAACAAGTCAAAGAGATGACGACATACGCTCAAGAATATGACATCACCATCGCCGTCATGGGCTGCCGCGTGAATGGTCCTGGCGAGACGGACGATGCCGACCTCGGTTTGTGGTGCGGCCCGAATCACGTCAATCTAAAGAAAGGCCCCGAAGCGATCGGAGCTTATCCTTACGATGAAATTCTCCCGCGACTTCGCGAAGAACTGGACATCATCATCGAGCAGAAATCGTCTGCACCTGTCAGTTGA
- a CDS encoding diphosphate--fructose-6-phosphate 1-phosphotransferase, protein MGKNMIVAQSGGPSAVINNTVRGIVETARQMDEIDTVYAGWHGIEGVLKEELLDLSKQCEEEISLLRTTPAAGSFGTCRYKLKPGQDEDFDRVMEVFKAHNIGYFCYVGGNDSMHTAYTVANLARERGLDVCGLGGPKTIDNDVGDSEFKLVDHTPGYGSTARYWAHYIQQANEENRGSSPADPVLVLQAMGRKIGYIPAAARLADPKREMPLQIYLAEKEVTIDQIHENINTMLKERGRAIVVVSEGLSITGLEIPEEFIVRDSFGHPTFSSSKITVGQMLTNALNDRGLAVKGAARCNVPGTHQRNDMVYASTVDLEESYYVGQKAALLAGAGEHGYMSTILRTDWDNYQVRYDKVPLSEVAEKDRKFPSQWISECGTDVTDDFVKYARPLIGDNWVSVPMIDGRLRLAQLNTSKEMFADQKLSSYIPQGDRS, encoded by the coding sequence ATGGGTAAAAATATGATCGTCGCCCAGTCGGGCGGCCCTTCAGCGGTGATCAACAACACCGTTCGTGGAATTGTCGAGACTGCTCGGCAGATGGATGAAATTGACACAGTCTACGCAGGCTGGCACGGCATCGAAGGAGTTCTCAAAGAAGAACTTCTCGATCTGTCAAAGCAATGCGAGGAAGAAATTTCACTTCTCAGAACGACTCCCGCTGCCGGGTCTTTCGGGACGTGTCGATACAAACTCAAACCTGGACAGGACGAAGATTTTGATCGCGTGATGGAAGTCTTCAAAGCCCACAACATCGGGTATTTCTGCTACGTCGGCGGAAACGATTCGATGCACACCGCATATACTGTCGCGAATCTGGCTCGTGAACGCGGTCTTGATGTCTGTGGATTGGGTGGTCCCAAAACCATCGACAACGATGTCGGCGACAGCGAATTCAAACTTGTCGACCACACGCCCGGATACGGTTCAACCGCTCGCTACTGGGCGCACTACATCCAACAGGCGAACGAAGAAAACCGTGGTTCCAGCCCGGCAGACCCTGTGCTCGTTTTGCAAGCAATGGGTCGCAAAATTGGTTACATCCCAGCAGCAGCACGTCTGGCTGATCCTAAACGTGAAATGCCTTTACAGATTTACCTCGCTGAAAAAGAAGTCACCATCGACCAGATCCACGAGAACATCAACACGATGCTCAAAGAACGTGGACGTGCGATCGTCGTCGTCAGCGAAGGTCTTTCGATCACCGGACTGGAAATTCCGGAAGAGTTCATTGTCCGTGATTCCTTCGGACATCCCACGTTCTCCTCCAGCAAAATCACTGTCGGTCAAATGCTCACCAACGCCTTGAACGATCGTGGACTCGCAGTCAAAGGGGCCGCCCGCTGTAACGTTCCGGGAACTCACCAGCGAAACGATATGGTTTACGCATCGACCGTCGACCTGGAAGAATCCTACTACGTCGGACAGAAGGCAGCCTTGCTGGCCGGAGCTGGCGAACATGGGTACATGTCGACAATCCTGCGAACAGATTGGGACAACTATCAGGTTCGTTACGACAAAGTTCCTCTCAGCGAAGTGGCAGAGAAAGATCGAAAATTCCCAAGCCAGTGGATCAGCGAGTGCGGAACCGATGTCACTGATGACTTCGTGAAATATGCCCGCCCTTTGATCGGCGACAACTGGGTCAGCGTTCCCATGATTGATGGACGCTTACGGCTCGCGCAACTGAACACCAGCAAAGAGATGTTCGCGGACCAAAAACTGAGCTCGTATATCCCACAGGGAGATCGATCCTAG
- a CDS encoding protein kinase domain-containing protein has product MSLTSAPIEKFLSALKQSGLVEEATLNTSWNQFSSQATEVTAEAFADSLVESGKITSWHASKLLKGKHKGFFLGKYKLLRLLGRGGMSSVYLAEHIVMKRQTAVKVLPYKLVADTSYLPRFYREAQAVAALDHPNIVRAYDVDHVTDGKMEIHFLVMEYVKGQNFYELIKSQGPLDPRTAADYIRQGALGLQHAHDAGMVHRDVKPGNFLVDEQGIVKLMDLGLAMVNDDPEAFSVTVANEEKVLGTADYLAPEQAVDSHLVDTRADIYALGCTFYFLLAGEPPYDQGTLAQRLLAHQTKDAPPLSQYRNDVPKPLSELINRMMIKDPEQRIQTAGEVAEELENWLADPATAATTESSPFVLHDLPSKPEQDSEDNGAISDFLTHLQQSGPAESPTSPASQSSSSTSKSAKKKVVEEPKPVSPHPSDSATSVLTPDPSSIVAHRASSQAQRKKLRKRMGVSPLFVGLVITSLLAGIGVIYQLSRTPEEPVPVLSDNPPKTETETESKIPQKEITGTVIHVGPKGDFNLVSEAIRYLTIDRDKPTSIQEIRIAKGHTLDDAILINNSGFGSFPSPFTITGEGPEFPVLKASDASSLVLNSVENLTISNLVIDCSNQPVGAELSGYLSGTTLSNITFTNLSETGIQSIGAGGLSSQRLTIQDCRFEGSSDNAVGIRFSDSEIMNTRQVNIIGCEFLGPMAKGILFTNNQGVSTEIEIALSIFHKTHSGISFAGKAHETTRFMIANNTFHDVIRGINFESGPNSASTENSIVQNLFVNVQQSEVATNEENVSLADFSGSAIPTQNNWTTGPLKDSSTWLNIFKKNGKTDAENVKFLTTDPKSPDFLKPEGNDLRLAATSAIGGRNFIGAVPP; this is encoded by the coding sequence ATGAGTTTGACGAGCGCCCCAATCGAGAAATTTCTTTCCGCTCTCAAGCAGAGTGGCCTCGTGGAAGAAGCGACGCTCAATACAAGCTGGAACCAGTTCTCAAGTCAGGCCACTGAAGTCACTGCAGAGGCATTCGCAGATTCGCTTGTGGAAAGCGGCAAGATTACCAGCTGGCACGCTTCGAAACTTCTCAAAGGAAAACACAAAGGGTTTTTCCTGGGGAAATACAAGTTGCTCCGCCTCCTCGGTCGCGGCGGAATGAGTTCCGTTTATCTGGCGGAACACATCGTGATGAAGCGGCAGACAGCTGTTAAAGTTCTCCCCTATAAGCTTGTCGCGGATACATCTTACCTTCCACGGTTTTATCGCGAAGCGCAAGCTGTCGCGGCCCTTGACCACCCGAATATCGTTCGGGCCTATGATGTTGATCACGTCACCGATGGGAAAATGGAAATCCATTTCCTGGTGATGGAATATGTCAAAGGGCAGAACTTCTACGAGTTGATCAAATCGCAGGGGCCTCTCGACCCACGAACAGCTGCCGACTACATCCGACAAGGAGCCTTGGGGCTGCAGCACGCCCACGACGCAGGAATGGTTCACCGGGATGTGAAGCCGGGGAATTTTCTGGTCGATGAACAGGGCATCGTCAAGTTGATGGACCTTGGACTGGCGATGGTCAACGATGATCCGGAAGCCTTCTCCGTGACTGTCGCGAATGAAGAAAAAGTCCTCGGAACTGCAGATTACCTTGCCCCCGAACAAGCTGTAGACAGCCACCTGGTTGATACCCGCGCTGATATCTACGCTTTGGGTTGTACATTTTATTTTCTCCTGGCTGGGGAACCTCCTTACGATCAAGGAACGCTCGCTCAGAGACTGCTCGCTCACCAAACAAAAGATGCACCGCCGCTGAGCCAGTATCGAAATGATGTCCCGAAGCCGCTCTCTGAATTGATCAACCGAATGATGATCAAGGACCCGGAACAGCGAATCCAAACCGCTGGAGAAGTCGCTGAGGAACTTGAGAACTGGCTCGCTGACCCAGCCACTGCGGCAACAACGGAATCCTCACCGTTCGTGCTTCATGATCTTCCTTCAAAACCGGAGCAAGATTCGGAGGACAACGGAGCAATCAGCGACTTCCTTACACATCTGCAACAGTCTGGCCCTGCTGAGTCCCCAACGAGTCCCGCATCTCAATCGAGTTCCTCGACTTCCAAGTCAGCCAAAAAGAAGGTCGTTGAAGAGCCCAAGCCAGTCTCTCCGCATCCTTCAGATTCGGCAACAAGTGTCTTGACACCTGACCCGTCGTCAATTGTGGCACATCGTGCCAGCAGTCAGGCTCAACGGAAGAAATTACGAAAGCGAATGGGTGTCAGCCCGCTCTTCGTCGGATTAGTGATCACCTCTCTGTTGGCCGGAATCGGGGTCATCTACCAGCTTTCCCGCACTCCAGAAGAACCTGTACCGGTCCTTTCGGACAATCCACCAAAAACAGAAACGGAAACAGAGTCCAAGATTCCTCAAAAGGAAATTACTGGAACCGTCATCCACGTTGGCCCCAAAGGGGACTTCAATCTGGTCAGCGAAGCAATTCGATACCTGACTATTGATCGCGACAAACCGACTTCGATTCAGGAAATCCGAATTGCCAAAGGGCACACTCTTGACGATGCGATTTTGATCAACAATTCTGGGTTTGGCAGCTTCCCAAGTCCTTTCACCATTACCGGAGAGGGACCTGAGTTTCCAGTTCTCAAGGCAAGCGACGCTTCGAGTCTGGTACTCAATTCCGTAGAAAACCTTACGATTTCGAATCTGGTGATCGACTGTTCTAACCAACCTGTTGGTGCAGAATTGTCTGGATATTTGAGCGGAACCACCCTCTCAAACATCACATTCACGAACCTCTCAGAGACCGGGATCCAATCAATCGGGGCTGGAGGGCTTTCAAGCCAACGATTAACAATTCAGGATTGCCGCTTCGAGGGGAGTTCCGACAATGCCGTCGGAATTCGCTTCTCTGATTCAGAAATTATGAACACGCGACAGGTGAACATTATCGGTTGTGAATTTCTCGGCCCGATGGCTAAGGGAATCCTCTTTACCAACAATCAGGGAGTCTCGACAGAAATCGAAATTGCTCTCTCAATTTTTCACAAAACTCATTCGGGGATCAGCTTTGCCGGAAAAGCACATGAAACAACTCGATTCATGATCGCGAACAATACATTTCATGATGTTATTCGTGGCATCAATTTTGAGTCGGGACCGAATTCCGCCTCCACGGAAAACTCCATCGTTCAAAACCTGTTCGTGAATGTTCAACAGTCCGAAGTCGCCACGAACGAAGAGAATGTCTCACTCGCAGACTTCTCCGGCTCCGCAATCCCTACTCAAAACAACTGGACGACAGGTCCTTTGAAAGACTCTTCCACTTGGCTGAACATCTTTAAAAAGAACGGAAAAACAGACGCTGAAAACGTAAAGTTCCTCACCACTGACCCGAAATCCCCCGATTTCCTGAAACCGGAAGGGAACGATCTCCGCTTAGCTGCTACCTCCGCCATTGGTGGACGAAACTTCATCGGTGCAGTCCCCCCCTAA
- a CDS encoding DUF1559 domain-containing protein has translation MNRQLKRRGFTAIELLVVIAIISILVALLLPAVQQARETARRAQCKNNLMQIGLALHSYHHTHQTLPPGTINSTGPIDNVGNGYHFSWTTQILPYMDEHLAYRKLDFEKSIYDPANNEVIARTSQTFMCPSSSSGNHSYAGCYNDTEQPIDMENNGVLYLNSRVRFRDVTDGRHATIMVGEVRSIESWAYGTKSTLRNMSQMNSNLDSAMYQRTSERDYYGIPEVDLDEMIESGEIDPNKHVGGFLSWHTDGSHFCFVDGAVKFISERTDQQVLLNLGNRHDGNLLEQF, from the coding sequence ATGAATCGCCAACTTAAACGTCGAGGCTTCACAGCGATTGAATTGCTGGTTGTCATCGCAATTATCTCAATTTTGGTTGCATTGCTATTACCCGCAGTGCAGCAGGCTCGTGAAACAGCACGCCGGGCGCAGTGTAAAAACAATCTGATGCAAATTGGATTAGCTCTGCACAGCTATCACCACACACATCAAACGTTGCCTCCTGGGACAATCAATTCAACTGGACCGATTGACAATGTTGGAAATGGCTATCATTTCAGTTGGACGACGCAAATCCTGCCTTACATGGATGAGCATCTGGCGTATCGAAAACTTGATTTCGAAAAGTCGATCTATGATCCGGCGAACAATGAAGTGATTGCCCGGACCAGCCAGACTTTCATGTGTCCTTCGTCATCTTCAGGAAACCATTCTTATGCTGGGTGTTATAATGATACGGAACAACCCATCGACATGGAGAATAATGGTGTGTTGTACTTAAACAGCAGGGTTCGATTTCGTGACGTCACCGATGGTCGACACGCGACCATTATGGTTGGAGAGGTCCGCTCGATCGAAAGTTGGGCTTACGGTACAAAATCGACATTACGGAATATGTCGCAAATGAATTCAAACCTCGATTCAGCGATGTATCAGAGAACTTCGGAGCGAGACTACTACGGGATTCCTGAAGTCGATCTGGATGAGATGATTGAATCTGGAGAGATTGATCCCAATAAACATGTCGGAGGGTTTCTCAGCTGGCATACTGATGGTTCACATTTTTGTTTCGTCGACGGGGCTGTGAAGTTCATCTCCGAGCGGACTGACCAACAGGTGCTCCTGAATCTCGGGAACCGCCATGATGGAAATTTACTGGAGCAGTTCTGA
- a CDS encoding dihydroorotase, whose translation MANRTLIRNADVVLPTGTERVNVLIEDQRIIGIDPPASVTTDHVIDATGLHLLPGVIDDQVHFREPGLEHKEDLHTGSVACAKGGVTTFLEMPNTNPTTTTPEALEDKLNRAAEKTVVNYGFYVGATGENTEFLKQATRTPGIKIFIGSSTGPLLVDEQEALEQIFAETTLPICAHCEDETTVRANRERLDGGKTFRDHSKIRDHEAALIATKRAVDLSTRHKHPFHVLHVSTAQEVDFLANRPEWVTAEACPHHLLFNLDDYDRLGSKVLMNPSIKTIADNKRLWEGLREGIIEVIATDHAPHTLEEKDQPYPRAPSGLPAIENSLALMLDAAHRGECTLEQIVAWMSSAPAKVWNIANKGVIQEGFDADLVLVDLHKKETVRDEDQLTKTGWSPWNGVELTGWPVRTWVMGQTVFTDGKVDRSIRGKEVTYNR comes from the coding sequence ATGGCCAATCGCACTTTGATTCGAAATGCTGATGTTGTTCTTCCGACCGGAACCGAGCGAGTCAACGTTCTCATTGAAGATCAGAGAATCATCGGAATCGATCCGCCAGCATCAGTTACAACCGACCATGTTATTGATGCGACGGGGCTGCACTTGTTGCCGGGAGTCATTGACGATCAGGTTCATTTTCGGGAACCGGGTCTGGAACACAAAGAGGATCTTCACACCGGAAGTGTCGCCTGTGCAAAAGGCGGAGTGACAACATTCCTCGAAATGCCCAACACGAATCCGACCACAACAACCCCCGAGGCCCTCGAAGATAAACTCAATCGGGCAGCAGAAAAAACTGTCGTCAACTACGGTTTCTATGTTGGTGCGACTGGTGAGAACACAGAGTTTCTTAAACAGGCCACGCGCACTCCCGGCATTAAAATTTTCATTGGTTCCAGTACTGGACCTCTGCTCGTCGACGAGCAAGAGGCCCTTGAACAAATTTTCGCTGAGACAACACTTCCCATCTGTGCTCACTGCGAGGATGAAACAACTGTCCGGGCCAATCGAGAACGACTCGATGGCGGAAAGACATTCCGGGACCACTCAAAAATCCGGGACCATGAAGCTGCGCTCATCGCCACAAAACGGGCGGTCGATCTTTCAACACGGCACAAACATCCGTTTCATGTCTTACATGTTTCGACCGCTCAAGAAGTCGACTTCCTCGCAAATCGTCCGGAATGGGTCACCGCAGAAGCCTGTCCTCATCACCTGCTTTTCAATCTCGACGACTACGACCGCCTCGGTTCGAAAGTCCTGATGAATCCTTCCATCAAGACGATCGCAGACAACAAACGTCTTTGGGAAGGCTTACGGGAAGGGATCATCGAGGTGATCGCGACCGACCATGCTCCACATACGCTTGAAGAAAAAGACCAGCCGTATCCCCGAGCTCCCTCAGGTCTGCCAGCTATTGAAAACTCACTGGCATTAATGCTTGATGCCGCTCATCGTGGTGAATGCACACTTGAGCAAATCGTGGCTTGGATGTCTTCAGCCCCGGCCAAGGTTTGGAACATTGCCAACAAGGGTGTCATCCAAGAAGGATTCGACGCTGACCTTGTGCTGGTTGATTTACACAAAAAAGAAACGGTTCGAGACGAAGATCAACTCACGAAAACCGGGTGGAGCCCCTGGAATGGTGTCGAGCTGACCGGTTGGCCGGTGAGAACCTGGGTGATGGGGCAAACCGTTTTTACGGACGGCAAGGTGGATCGCTCAATACGCGGAAAGGAAGTGACTTACAACCGATAG
- a CDS encoding type II secretion system F family protein: protein MEPLLILLVIPFIAFMMLRADSLRRNGLDPQTREAARKSLPVLSVVSWLIAALFLYFGLQEIRTPEVTYRFVFITTARIGLGVGLLFLGWKSWQVSKHLEQADLPLQEVVRRDLEETTARMTAILFILLPFALPAMVLLAFVGFIPLIFVGAANFSKSYILNQLLWAFALATKNQSDLAIEVQALEQVIRREQNSVVRYVFLGLTALVLVTLAGLLFSFNQLFGLYFMVVLIFIAFAYVVRRVRLFFLMERLGVLAASLNHGQPLSKAMGHHPQLFSYDLIGAVDSAAEQGDLSSVLSEIAAADSRNFERKNVAGSLTDTGLLYVVIVFAIFLQIVGFMMYWVIPKFNSIFEDFGIELSRSTQLLVDFSDTFASYWYLLGPLICLPFFPFVAIALMSQENSNWVPNFILRLFPRIETPQLLRRLGYVADQRAPLQPSLKSLAHATPDFSRSRRFERLENRIELGDSLGQALNDEGFVNTREAYSIDNAATSGHLGWVLTSIADSIQQKRRSRSSWALEFIRPLMIIFLAVLVGFFCIAMFMPLVKMLNELS, encoded by the coding sequence ATGGAGCCGCTCCTTATCCTGCTTGTGATACCATTCATCGCATTCATGATGTTGCGCGCCGATTCTCTACGCCGAAACGGCCTCGATCCACAAACTCGCGAAGCAGCTCGAAAGTCTCTTCCTGTCCTTTCCGTGGTGAGCTGGCTGATCGCTGCTCTCTTTTTGTACTTCGGTCTTCAGGAAATTCGAACACCTGAAGTCACTTACAGGTTTGTCTTCATTACAACAGCACGGATTGGGTTAGGAGTTGGGCTGCTGTTTCTCGGTTGGAAATCATGGCAAGTTTCGAAACATCTTGAGCAAGCGGATCTGCCACTTCAAGAAGTTGTTCGTCGCGATTTGGAAGAGACGACAGCCCGTATGACGGCAATCCTTTTTATTCTGTTACCTTTCGCATTACCTGCGATGGTCTTGTTGGCTTTTGTGGGGTTTATCCCATTGATTTTTGTCGGCGCCGCAAATTTTTCCAAAAGCTACATCTTGAATCAGCTCTTGTGGGCCTTTGCGCTTGCAACAAAAAATCAATCCGACCTGGCGATTGAAGTTCAGGCACTCGAACAGGTGATCCGGAGAGAGCAGAACTCAGTTGTGCGATATGTCTTTCTCGGACTGACAGCACTGGTCCTCGTTACTTTGGCTGGATTACTCTTCTCTTTTAATCAGCTCTTCGGCTTGTATTTTATGGTGGTCTTAATTTTCATCGCGTTTGCTTACGTGGTCCGTCGTGTCAGGTTGTTCTTTCTTATGGAAAGACTGGGAGTTCTAGCGGCATCATTGAACCACGGTCAGCCACTCAGTAAAGCGATGGGTCACCACCCTCAATTGTTCTCCTACGACTTGATCGGAGCGGTCGACAGTGCAGCCGAGCAGGGGGATCTATCGTCGGTGCTAAGTGAAATCGCCGCTGCTGATTCACGGAATTTTGAAAGAAAAAACGTAGCTGGCTCACTGACTGACACAGGTTTGCTCTATGTGGTAATCGTCTTTGCCATATTCTTACAGATAGTCGGTTTTATGATGTATTGGGTGATTCCGAAATTCAACTCGATCTTCGAGGACTTTGGCATTGAGCTTTCAAGATCGACTCAATTACTTGTTGATTTTTCAGACACTTTCGCTTCATACTGGTACCTGCTTGGACCTTTGATTTGCCTGCCGTTCTTTCCGTTTGTGGCGATCGCGCTCATGTCACAGGAAAATTCGAATTGGGTTCCGAACTTCATTTTGAGGCTGTTCCCCAGAATCGAAACGCCACAGTTATTGCGGCGACTCGGATATGTCGCCGATCAACGAGCACCACTTCAGCCGAGTTTGAAGTCGCTGGCACATGCGACGCCCGATTTCTCGCGCTCTCGCCGGTTTGAAAGACTCGAAAACCGGATCGAGCTCGGAGATTCTCTCGGACAGGCGCTCAATGATGAAGGGTTCGTGAACACCCGCGAGGCCTATTCCATCGACAACGCAGCCACGTCCGGTCACCTGGGGTGGGTGCTCACTTCGATAGCGGATTCGATTCAACAAAAACGTCGGAGTCGTTCCAGTTGGGCACTCGAATTTATCCGCCCGTTGATGATCATTTTCCTGGCAGTGCTCGTGGGCTTCTTCTGCATTGCCATGTTTATGCCCTTGGTCAAGATGCTGAATGAGCTTTCATGA
- a CDS encoding pilus assembly FimT family protein — protein sequence MRRTVKRPADKRLTEKSPCQCRQGWTLIEMSIIISLLGIVALVATSLFSVLMELDTSIASASAFELTAQRLEDQLRTDSYSATSFNQLENGFDLVPLSGPVIAYRIDQGKVTRSIDGDRHRSIDEFTFVDTDIQYEVGSHQLEVLLTKVLPGESRSRTAVLETPAGTSIRFLLQLGRSLRFQSTQYPSTAPKSGDEE from the coding sequence ATGAGACGGACGGTGAAAAGACCTGCGGACAAGAGACTGACGGAGAAGAGCCCTTGCCAATGTCGGCAGGGTTGGACGCTGATTGAAATGTCGATCATCATTTCCCTGTTGGGAATTGTCGCACTGGTTGCAACGTCACTATTTTCCGTATTGATGGAGCTCGACACCTCGATTGCTTCGGCCTCTGCATTTGAATTGACGGCGCAACGCCTGGAAGATCAGCTGCGCACTGATTCCTATTCAGCAACGAGTTTCAATCAACTTGAGAATGGGTTCGATCTCGTCCCGTTGAGCGGACCTGTGATCGCCTATCGCATCGATCAGGGAAAGGTGACGCGATCCATTGATGGCGATCGTCATCGCTCAATCGATGAGTTCACTTTCGTTGATACCGACATTCAGTACGAAGTCGGCTCGCACCAACTCGAAGTGCTACTCACCAAGGTTCTTCCAGGTGAGTCTCGATCCCGAACTGCAGTACTCGAAACTCCGGCTGGCACATCGATCCGTTTCTTATTGCAGTTGGGGCGTTCACTAAGATTCCAATCCACTCAATACCCTTCCACTGCCCCGAAAAGTGGAGATGAAGAATGA